In a genomic window of Littorina saxatilis isolate snail1 linkage group LG6, US_GU_Lsax_2.0, whole genome shotgun sequence:
- the LOC138969635 gene encoding toll-like receptor 1, whose product MFVGPGYVPTGIGQGNVRRELVRVLQSRGATQGPDPKLFIRHTYTEHKYTCDNLPGVNLTDFSMVEQACLLSRSLNVMIVFTCTLMIVTLTTASLVFRFRWNIRLALYEAFRGRGDVRRLRLLADHFDYDVFVSYAKEDLPWVYQQLMPELEGRQGLRLCVHERDFIPGNNIVDNIVECVQSSKKILMVYSKDFLRSQWCQFELTFCMNHVMNYDDVLLIVCVDDVTSRDMTAAMMAVLRTTTYIQWEELDDAVHSFWGRLRLALHEIIPQGVALP is encoded by the exons ATGTTTGTGGGGCCTGGATATGTGCCAACAGGCATCGGACAGGGAAACGTGCGGAGAGAACTGGTGCGAGTGTTGCAATCGCGTGGAGCCACACAGGGCCCCGAT CCCAAGCTCTTCATACGTCACACGTACACCGAACACAAATACACATGTGACAACCTTCCTGGAGTTAATTTGACGGACTTCAGCATGGTGGAACAAGCCTGTCTGTTGAGCCGGTCGTTAAACGTGATGATCGTGTTCACGTGCACCCTCATGATCGTCACACTCACCACCGCCTCCCTCGTCTTTCGTTTCCGTTGGAACATCCGTCTGGCTCTCTACGAGGCCTTCAGGGGTCGCGGTGACGTCAGGAGATTGAGACTGCTGGCTGACCACTTTGACTACGACGTCTTCGTGTCCTACGCCAAAGAGGACCTTCCCTGGGTCTACCAGCAACTCATGCCGGAGCTGGAGGGCCGCCAAGGGCTAAGGCTATGTGTCCACGAGAGAGACTTCATCCCCGGCAACAACATCGTGGACAACATCGTGGAGTGTGTGCAGAGCAGCAAGAAGATCCTGATGGTTTACTCCAAGGACTTTTTGCGCAGCCAATGGTGTCAGTTCGAGCTGACGTTCTGTATGAATCACGTCATGAACTATGATGACGTCCTGCTaatcgtgtgtgtggatgacgtgacgtcacgtgacatgacGGCGGCCATGATGGCAGTGCTGAGGACGACGACCTACATCCAGTGGGAGGAGCTTGACGACGCCGTGCATTCCTTCTGGGGACGTCTTCGTCTGGCTCTGCACGAGATCATTCCACAAGGTGTCGCCCTCCcatag